TCTCGTGGATCATTGCTATGGATGCAACCCGGTTTTGACTTTCCCTAAAGGCTTCAATTACCTCTTTGTCATCGAATTTTTCGGCCTGGAGGCTGAGCAGGGATGAAATTACCTGAAGGTTATTCTTTATGCGGTGATGGACCTCTCTTACCCGGATTTTGTCTATTTTTTCCAGAGCTTCTTCTGCCATCTTGCGCTCAGTGATATCATAAATCAGACCCTGGAATTTCCCTGAGTTCTCAGGTTCCTCCGGAATCTTCTGGATTATTTCCCTGACCCATTTTACTTCCCCATCTTTTTTCTGTATTCGGTATTCGCTTTCAACAATAGAGTTCGGGTTTAATCTCAATTTCTTCCTTTTCTTAAAAATAGCAGGGCGGTCTTCAGCTACGACTATCTCCTGCCAGTCGACCTGTCCGGAGACTAAATCCTGCCCGGGATAGCCTGTCATCTCCTCAACAGGACCATGTATGAAAGTTATCTTAAAGTCCTTACTGAATTGGAAACCAATTCCCTGGAGATTTTGCATGAAAGAACGGTAACTGCCTGAATCTTCTTCTCGGTTTCCTCTGTAGTCTCCCTCCTCAATTCTTCGAGGCTCGATAAGATACCTCTTGCCTATCATCCTGCAAATATGACTGTACTCATCCCCAAGGAAAGCCGCTTTCTGCCTGAGATCCTCTTCCCGGTGTTTAAGCTCCCTGAAGAACAAACTGCAGGGCTCCTCAAATCCGATGTCTACAATTGCTTTATAAATCAGGTAAAAAGACAGGAGTTTGAAAACGAGACCTATAACGTTTGAAGTTTCATCCATTTGACTGTAAAACATAAAGGACAATTCTGAAAGGATTGCCAGGATTATGGATACTGAGAGCAGGTTGAAAACATCTTCCTCAAATCTGTCCCTGGTTATATACAGGAGAAACAAGGAGAAGAGAAACATGAAAGAAATAAAGTATCCACTAATTATTTTGAATTGTGTGAACTCTGAACCCTGGAGATAAGAATTCGGGAAACTCTGTAAAAAGAAGATTGAAACTACGCAGGTGATGGTAATTACTGCATATATGAGAAAGGTCTTCCAGGCAAAGGCTGCATTATTTAGAGTTCGGACATTCCCCAGCCTCTCTC
This region of Methanosarcina flavescens genomic DNA includes:
- a CDS encoding MASE3 domain-containing protein, with the translated sequence MDFYEVVVWVTIIILLYLISLSNYLLFYTVVELFSVYVAYVIFLIVWKSRTRLENRYLIILGIGYFFVGSVDFLGTLAFHGMGVFPGFDTNLTIQLHIIARFLRSATFLVAPLFLIYTGERLGNVRTLNNAAFAWKTFLIYAVITITCVVSIFFLQSFPNSYLQGSEFTQFKIISGYFISFMFLFSLFLLYITRDRFEEDVFNLLSVSIILAILSELSFMFYSQMDETSNVIGLVFKLLSFYLIYKAIVDIGFEEPCSLFFRELKHREEDLRQKAAFLGDEYSHICRMIGKRYLIEPRRIEEGDYRGNREEDSGSYRSFMQNLQGIGFQFSKDFKITFIHGPVEEMTGYPGQDLVSGQVDWQEIVVAEDRPAIFKKRKKLRLNPNSIVESEYRIQKKDGEVKWVREIIQKIPEEPENSGKFQGLIYDITERKMAEEALEKIDKIRVREVHHRIKNNLQVISSLLSLQAEKFDDKEVIEAFRESQNRVASIAMIHEKLHESESMDTLDFSDYLRNLTADLFSSYRVGNNNINLKLNLEPVYLGMGTAIPLGIIVNELISNALKHAFPERREGEISINLCRIETFAARYGIPGQDKANPAGNNCPDDNYPNNYRDVQDYPDREEHTGDRYFKYYNNFNYILTVRDNGKGIPKEIDFQTTDSLGLQLVNILVEQIDGYIELKRYPGTEFTICFNNKEK